A DNA window from Maribellus comscasis contains the following coding sequences:
- a CDS encoding ATP-binding protein produces MKIRKGFITATGINYSGTLPKIRKNPNQLQPIYEAVTNALEALKLLKDKYNIEIKGEVIIKLILSKNLFSKEDDTYNFNEIVIEDNGLGFEDSEFERFIALNDCGKGFSNKGSGRIQFLHFFDKTVFKSVFRDSSSPTGYRQKEFTLSKSKPYLDKNSIINLKEDEEIKSNKSYTVLSLKNPLSEKDESFLKSLTTNEIKENIISHYLAYFCENRNQLPEFTIQQIVDNELKENIKIVSDDIPTPDNQKDIDIYYCKMSIEDKSIQKTDNKEMLNLKSFKISKNKLQKNGLKLTSKGEIAKEIKLESLLSDDFIEDNRYLFLLSGEYIDKCDTDTRGDLNIPTKEEFKKNYTETLFNEEVILLDEIQEKANRVIENLYDEIKTKRDNKLDDIQKLKSMFLLSDETLNSIKIGLNDSDDKILEKVYQADAKLVANKDAIMKQHIQQIENLNPAEEDYEENLRVQVDELVKTMPLQNKAALTHYVARRKLVLELFDKILKKQLEIQKTNKRNIDEKLLHNLIFQQSSDNPEKSDLWLINEDFIYFRGKSEGQLNQIEIDSKKIFKQDFTKEEEEYLHSLGENRKIKKPDVLLFPAEGKCIIIEFKNPDVNVGVHLNQINRYASLIRNFSEEGLQIDTFYGYLIGEGITAREVKSFDGDFKASYQFDYLFRPSKTIPGENRSDGSLYTEVIKYTTLLDRAILRNKLFIEKLTK; encoded by the coding sequence ATGAAAATTAGAAAAGGTTTTATAACAGCTACCGGTATTAACTATTCGGGTACGTTGCCAAAAATTAGAAAGAATCCCAATCAGTTACAGCCAATATATGAAGCAGTAACAAATGCCTTAGAAGCATTAAAACTATTGAAGGACAAGTATAACATTGAAATAAAAGGAGAAGTTATTATCAAACTAATCTTAAGTAAGAATTTATTCTCAAAAGAAGATGACACCTATAATTTCAATGAGATCGTAATCGAAGATAACGGACTTGGATTTGAAGATAGTGAATTTGAAAGATTTATAGCTTTGAATGATTGTGGAAAAGGTTTTTCTAATAAAGGTTCTGGAAGAATACAATTTCTACATTTTTTTGACAAAACTGTTTTTAAAAGTGTATTTAGAGATTCAAGCTCGCCTACTGGCTACCGTCAAAAAGAATTCACATTATCTAAATCAAAACCATATTTGGATAAAAATTCAATTATTAATTTGAAGGAAGATGAAGAAATTAAATCTAATAAGAGTTACACGGTTTTATCATTAAAAAATCCTTTAAGTGAAAAGGATGAATCTTTTTTAAAATCATTAACAACCAATGAGATAAAAGAAAATATTATTTCTCACTATTTAGCCTATTTCTGTGAAAACAGAAATCAATTGCCCGAATTCACTATTCAGCAAATCGTGGACAACGAGCTGAAAGAAAATATTAAAATTGTATCGGATGATATACCTACGCCGGACAACCAAAAGGACATTGATATTTATTACTGCAAAATGTCAATAGAAGATAAATCCATTCAGAAAACAGACAATAAGGAAATGTTAAATTTAAAATCATTTAAAATTTCAAAAAACAAACTACAAAAGAACGGATTGAAACTCACAAGTAAAGGGGAAATTGCAAAAGAAATAAAACTGGAATCTTTATTGTCTGATGATTTTATCGAGGATAATAGATATCTCTTTCTACTTTCGGGCGAATATATTGACAAATGTGATACAGATACTAGAGGTGATTTAAATATCCCTACTAAAGAAGAATTTAAGAAAAATTACACTGAAACATTATTTAATGAGGAAGTTATATTGCTTGACGAGATTCAGGAAAAAGCTAACAGAGTAATTGAGAATTTATATGATGAAATAAAAACTAAACGTGATAATAAGCTTGACGATATTCAGAAATTAAAAAGTATGTTTCTTTTAAGTGACGAAACACTAAATTCTATTAAAATTGGGCTGAATGATAGTGATGATAAAATTCTTGAAAAAGTTTATCAGGCTGACGCAAAATTAGTAGCAAACAAAGATGCTATAATGAAACAACATATTCAGCAAATAGAAAATTTAAATCCTGCTGAAGAAGATTACGAAGAAAACCTAAGAGTTCAGGTAGATGAATTAGTAAAAACGATGCCTCTCCAGAATAAAGCAGCTTTAACCCATTATGTTGCAAGAAGAAAGCTTGTCTTAGAATTATTCGATAAAATCCTTAAAAAACAACTCGAAATACAAAAAACAAACAAAAGAAATATTGATGAGAAATTATTACATAATCTAATTTTTCAGCAAAGTTCAGATAATCCTGAAAAAAGTGATTTATGGTTAATAAATGAAGACTTCATCTATTTTAGAGGAAAATCAGAAGGCCAATTAAATCAAATTGAAATTGACAGCAAAAAGATATTTAAACAAGATTTTACAAAAGAAGAAGAGGAATATTTACATTCATTAGGGGAAAACAGAAAAATTAAAAAGCCTGATGTTCTATTATTTCCTGCTGAAGGTAAATGTATTATAATTGAATTTAAAAATCCGGATGTTAATGTTGGTGTACATCTCAATCAAATAAATAGATACGCATCATTAATAAGAAATTTCAGCGAAGAGGGTTTGCAGATAGATACTTTTTACGGATATTTAATTGGAGAGGGAATAACTGCAAGGGAAGTTAAATCTTTTGATGGTGATTTCAAGGCATCTTACCAATTTGATTATTTATTCAGACCATCTAAAACAATACCAGGCGAAAATCGTTCCGATGGTTCATTATACACAGAAGTTATAAAATACACAACATTATTGGATAGGGCTATATTGCGTAACAAGCTATTCATAGAAAAATTGACAAAATAG
- a CDS encoding site-specific DNA-methyltransferase, with the protein MTGNSQIPKDILLTNLKELTPEIFSEGKIDWERLKATLGEDINFNNERYVLNWAGKSDVFRVLQSPSTRTLIPAKEESIDFDETENIFIEGENLEVLKILQKSYFGKIKMIYIDPPYNTGNDSFIYPDKFSETKEEYQKRVGDKDEEGYMTKEGMYRKNSKENGQYHSNWLNMMYPRLFLSKNLLKDDGAIFVSIDDNEIHNLRLLMNEIFGEENFIAQFIWKRRQNVDSRSKNGASTDHEYIICYRKSDNGLIRGAEKDMNKYSNPDNDKRGDWMSADMTGLATKEQRPNLHYDLEDPKTGIVYPCPPTGWRYEPKRMMSLIKNDEIIFPKNPEGRPRRKKFQRDLESEFTGFSTILNTVYNTQGTREVRTIFDDKEYFDFPKPKDLIKLLIQQGASSIEEENIILDFFSGSGTTAHAVMELNREEDIDRKYICVQLPENCIEKSEAFKAGYKTIAEVAKERIKRAAKLIKEDKQNELDFNSEKKIDLGFKVFKLSDSNFKLWRQQGIETAEDLEKQMELFTNPISEEAQNENMVYELLIKSGFDLNSEIQQINNMYIVNTNEMILLLESVSNEIINEVIHLKPQKVIALDKLFEGNDQLKTNTVLQMKDSGIDFKTI; encoded by the coding sequence ATGACCGGAAATTCGCAAATACCTAAAGACATACTGCTAACAAACTTAAAAGAATTAACGCCCGAAATATTCTCAGAAGGTAAAATTGATTGGGAAAGGTTAAAAGCAACCTTAGGTGAGGATATTAACTTTAATAATGAAAGGTATGTTTTAAATTGGGCAGGCAAATCAGATGTTTTCAGGGTTCTGCAGTCGCCTTCAACCAGGACGTTAATTCCGGCAAAAGAAGAATCAATAGATTTCGATGAAACTGAAAACATTTTTATTGAAGGAGAAAACCTCGAAGTATTGAAGATCCTGCAAAAAAGCTATTTCGGAAAAATAAAAATGATATACATCGACCCGCCTTACAATACCGGCAACGATTCATTTATTTACCCCGACAAATTTTCAGAAACCAAAGAGGAATACCAAAAACGGGTCGGCGACAAAGACGAAGAAGGATATATGACCAAAGAAGGGATGTATCGTAAGAATAGCAAAGAAAACGGCCAGTACCATTCCAACTGGTTAAATATGATGTACCCGCGTTTATTTCTTTCCAAGAACTTGCTAAAGGATGATGGAGCAATATTCGTTTCTATTGATGACAATGAGATTCACAATCTTCGATTATTGATGAATGAAATATTTGGTGAAGAAAATTTCATTGCTCAATTTATATGGAAAAGAAGGCAAAATGTAGATAGCAGGTCAAAAAATGGTGCTTCAACAGACCATGAATATATTATTTGTTACCGAAAATCAGATAATGGCCTAATCAGAGGGGCAGAAAAGGATATGAATAAATATTCAAATCCAGATAATGATAAAAGAGGTGATTGGATGAGTGCAGATATGACGGGTCTTGCGACCAAAGAGCAGCGACCAAATCTACATTATGATTTAGAAGACCCCAAAACTGGAATAGTTTATCCTTGTCCACCAACAGGGTGGCGTTATGAGCCTAAAAGAATGATGAGCTTAATTAAAAATGATGAAATAATTTTTCCTAAAAACCCTGAAGGTCGCCCACGAAGAAAAAAATTTCAACGTGATTTGGAAAGTGAGTTTACAGGTTTTTCAACAATATTAAATACAGTATACAATACTCAAGGAACAAGAGAAGTTAGAACAATTTTTGACGATAAAGAGTATTTTGATTTTCCCAAACCAAAAGATTTAATCAAATTACTAATACAACAAGGTGCTTCATCCATTGAAGAAGAGAATATTATTCTTGACTTTTTTTCAGGCTCTGGAACTACTGCTCATGCAGTCATGGAATTAAATAGGGAGGAAGATATTGACCGAAAATATATTTGCGTTCAATTACCAGAAAATTGTATCGAAAAAAGTGAAGCCTTTAAAGCTGGCTATAAAACTATTGCCGAAGTGGCTAAAGAAAGAATAAAGCGTGCGGCTAAACTTATAAAAGAGGATAAACAGAATGAGCTTGATTTTAATTCCGAAAAGAAAATTGATTTGGGCTTCAAGGTATTCAAACTCTCCGACTCTAATTTCAAACTATGGAGACAGCAAGGGATTGAAACTGCAGAAGACCTGGAAAAACAAATGGAGCTCTTTACCAATCCAATTTCAGAAGAAGCCCAAAATGAAAACATGGTTTACGAACTGCTCATTAAATCCGGTTTCGACCTAAATAGTGAGATTCAACAAATAAACAACATGTACATCGTTAATACCAATGAAATGATTCTTTTACTGGAATCTGTTTCCAATGAGATTATTAATGAAGTAATTCATTTAAAACCTCAAAAAGTGATTGCATTGGACAAGCTTTTCGAAGGCAACGACCAGCTTAAAACAAATACCGTTCTTCAAATGAAGGATTCCGGAATAGACTTTAAAACAATTTAA
- a CDS encoding DUF3945 domain-containing protein translates to MDEKISNDDKKVLLVKDVKDGKVKAVTGMDEKGNIQTAEPTAKNQNSLFAVNTNEAMLEAFFKKMVEQAQQPTHTGFFLMTEKMLDKLVKTDLDPHELELHRVNPAEYLEKVQQRNPQKTQGGGDETAQSTFQPMDVNKIDRQELQKYGIAAADLEPHLKAMSYGHKSPQMIPLNPELEPGIRVPTKGRVSLEEQTDGSLKIIPHYWQEKPNLDAPFHGVLLNEQDKENLRQSLNAGRVVELEPSPGQKIPAFVSLDRLTNKLEALPVENISIPNKIKGADLSEGQQQRLGAGEKVLVEKMVSRTGRFFDGYIQINASDKKFDFTYEGLDRNRYSIENKEIRSQQKENAPEGETEKTKQLFIPKKLLGVELTEKQQEYLKAGQATYIRGMLKDDKGEPFNAWVKPNPEKMKFDFFRWNPDKAKKQDAEVKPAEESKTQVAVNNDGKTNEATKNVKEPLKQEQQKPTENQFKQEARRPAAKKSGLKI, encoded by the coding sequence ATGGACGAAAAAATCAGTAACGACGACAAAAAAGTATTACTCGTCAAAGACGTTAAGGACGGCAAAGTAAAAGCCGTCACAGGTATGGATGAAAAAGGCAACATCCAAACAGCAGAACCGACAGCTAAAAACCAAAACAGCCTTTTTGCGGTGAACACGAACGAGGCCATGCTGGAGGCGTTCTTCAAAAAGATGGTGGAACAGGCGCAGCAACCCACCCACACGGGATTCTTCCTGATGACAGAAAAAATGCTGGATAAGCTTGTTAAAACCGACCTCGACCCCCACGAACTGGAACTGCACCGTGTAAATCCGGCGGAGTACCTTGAAAAGGTACAGCAACGGAATCCGCAGAAAACGCAAGGTGGCGGAGACGAAACCGCACAAAGTACATTCCAGCCGATGGATGTCAATAAAATAGACCGGCAGGAACTCCAAAAATACGGAATCGCTGCTGCCGATTTGGAACCCCACCTCAAAGCCATGTCCTACGGGCACAAATCACCTCAAATGATTCCTCTAAACCCTGAACTGGAACCAGGTATCCGCGTTCCTACCAAAGGGCGTGTGTCGCTGGAAGAACAGACCGATGGTTCACTAAAAATCATTCCTCATTACTGGCAGGAAAAGCCCAACCTGGATGCCCCGTTTCACGGTGTCCTTCTGAATGAACAGGATAAGGAGAATCTGCGGCAATCATTGAACGCAGGAAGGGTGGTTGAACTAGAACCTTCGCCCGGACAGAAAATACCGGCTTTCGTTTCGCTCGACCGGCTTACCAACAAACTCGAAGCCTTGCCGGTTGAAAATATTTCCATTCCCAATAAAATTAAAGGAGCAGACCTTTCTGAAGGCCAACAGCAAAGGCTTGGCGCAGGCGAAAAAGTGTTGGTTGAAAAAATGGTTTCCCGCACAGGCCGGTTCTTTGACGGGTATATCCAAATTAACGCTTCGGACAAAAAGTTTGATTTCACCTATGAAGGGCTCGATCGTAACCGCTACTCAATAGAGAACAAGGAAATCCGAAGTCAACAGAAAGAGAACGCTCCTGAAGGAGAGACAGAGAAAACAAAACAACTGTTTATCCCTAAAAAATTGCTTGGCGTTGAACTGACTGAAAAACAACAGGAATACCTAAAAGCAGGCCAGGCCACCTATATCCGGGGGATGCTGAAAGACGACAAAGGGGAACCATTCAACGCATGGGTAAAACCGAATCCGGAGAAAATGAAATTCGATTTTTTCAGGTGGAACCCCGACAAAGCCAAAAAGCAGGACGCAGAAGTCAAACCTGCGGAAGAGAGCAAAACGCAGGTAGCTGTAAACAACGATGGCAAAACCAATGAAGCGACCAAGAATGTAAAAGAGCCATTAAAACAGGAACAGCAAAAGCCTACGGAAAACCAGTTTAAGCAAGAAGCACGCAGGCCTGCTGCAAAGAAAAGTGGTCTCAAAATCTGA
- a CDS encoding DEAD/DEAH box helicase family protein — protein sequence MKLQFDANQNYQIQAINAITGIFEGQPLNEANTSFHIDKEDKLKLISGVGNNLILSEEQITENLKTIQSENEISVSESLEGMNFSVEMETGTGKTYVYLRTIYELSKQFGFKKFVIVVPSVAIREGVLKNLQITHDHFQGIYDKTPLNFQVYDSKRVSNLRSFASNNNIEILVINIDSFAKDLNIINRPNDKLTGQRPVEFIQATNPIVIVDEPQNMETEIRKKAIANLNPLCTLRYSATHLNLYNLVYSLNPVKAYDLGLVKQIEVDSVISENSSNQAFIQVEATNATKTRVSAKIKIDTNSDSGVKKKSVTVKVGDDIYNLSNEREIYKEGFLIEEIDASNQCITLSNGSIMYVGDSQGGMSDEIMKFQIRKTIEEHLKKEKRLNPKGIKVLSLFFIDKVSNYRNYDDSGNPLQGKFAKWFEEIYTEFISQPAFSELNKFDIANVHNGYFSADKKGRFKDTSGETQADDDTYKLIMQDKEKLLDIENPLRFIFSHSALREGWDNPNVFQICTLNETKSDIKKRQEIGRGLRLSVNQEGIRSYDRNINRLTVIANEAYEDFAKTLQTEIEEDCGVSFEGRIKNKTERTRINYRKGFEADPKFLEIWERIKHKTTYQVSYNTDDLIKVAGKQIKDLPKIQPPSVRSTKVSLSMTKSGIDTNYVAEKKEVYGLKFPIPDVLGYIQHRTELTRSTILTILKESGKIEEILINPQLFLDLAVSSIRKTLNDLMVEGIKYEKIGTSEYEMRLFDENEIETYLDSLTFEVNDVSKTIYEKYIPLDSNVESQFAKDCETSEQVEFYFKLPFWFKIPTPIGTYNPDWAVVMKDEKKIYFVAETKSTTDKDKLRKEEQQKIQCGERHFEVFDEVNFKHVTKVSELL from the coding sequence ATGAAATTACAATTTGACGCAAATCAGAATTATCAAATACAAGCCATCAATGCAATAACCGGCATCTTTGAAGGGCAACCATTGAATGAAGCAAACACAAGTTTTCACATCGACAAGGAAGACAAATTAAAGTTAATTTCCGGTGTAGGAAACAACCTCATACTATCTGAAGAACAAATTACAGAAAACCTGAAAACCATTCAATCCGAAAATGAAATTTCGGTAAGTGAATCGTTGGAAGGGATGAATTTTTCTGTGGAAATGGAAACAGGTACAGGGAAGACCTATGTATATCTGCGCACAATCTATGAATTAAGTAAGCAATTTGGCTTTAAGAAATTTGTTATTGTCGTGCCGAGTGTGGCGATTCGTGAAGGGGTTCTGAAAAACCTGCAAATTACTCATGACCACTTTCAGGGCATCTATGACAAAACACCGTTAAACTTTCAGGTTTACGATTCCAAAAGAGTTTCAAATCTCAGAAGTTTTGCTTCCAATAATAACATTGAAATATTGGTAATCAATATTGATTCTTTTGCTAAAGATTTAAATATCATCAACAGACCAAACGATAAATTAACTGGTCAACGCCCGGTTGAATTTATTCAGGCTACAAATCCCATTGTTATTGTGGACGAGCCTCAAAACATGGAAACCGAAATCCGAAAAAAAGCCATAGCAAACTTAAATCCTCTTTGTACTCTGCGTTATTCCGCTACCCATTTAAACCTTTACAATCTGGTTTATAGCCTTAACCCTGTAAAAGCATATGATTTGGGTTTGGTTAAACAAATTGAGGTCGATTCTGTAATTTCCGAGAATAGTTCTAACCAGGCGTTCATACAGGTAGAAGCAACAAACGCAACAAAAACAAGGGTATCTGCAAAAATTAAAATTGATACTAATTCAGATTCAGGGGTTAAAAAGAAATCAGTAACCGTAAAAGTCGGAGACGATATTTACAACCTGTCAAATGAAAGGGAAATATACAAAGAGGGATTTTTAATTGAAGAAATAGACGCTTCAAATCAATGTATAACCCTTTCCAATGGTTCAATCATGTATGTAGGCGACAGTCAGGGAGGGATGTCCGATGAAATCATGAAATTTCAAATCCGTAAAACCATTGAAGAACACCTCAAAAAAGAAAAACGGTTAAACCCAAAAGGAATAAAAGTCCTCTCCCTGTTTTTCATCGATAAAGTTTCCAATTATCGGAATTATGACGATTCTGGTAATCCGTTACAGGGCAAATTTGCAAAATGGTTCGAAGAAATTTACACCGAATTTATTTCACAACCAGCCTTTAGCGAACTCAATAAATTTGATATAGCAAACGTTCACAACGGTTATTTCTCAGCCGATAAAAAAGGACGGTTCAAAGACACATCAGGTGAAACACAGGCAGACGATGACACCTACAAACTAATCATGCAGGATAAAGAAAAATTGCTGGATATTGAAAATCCGTTACGTTTTATTTTTTCTCATTCTGCTTTGCGTGAAGGCTGGGACAATCCGAATGTATTTCAGATTTGTACCTTAAACGAAACCAAATCCGATATTAAAAAACGTCAGGAAATCGGTCGGGGCTTGCGTTTATCGGTTAATCAGGAAGGAATACGTTCGTATGACAGGAATATAAACCGTTTAACTGTAATTGCAAATGAAGCTTATGAAGACTTTGCAAAAACACTTCAAACTGAAATAGAAGAAGATTGTGGGGTTTCTTTCGAAGGTCGAATTAAAAACAAAACGGAACGTACCCGCATTAATTACCGCAAAGGTTTTGAAGCCGACCCGAAATTTTTGGAAATATGGGAGCGTATTAAACACAAAACAACATATCAGGTTTCCTATAATACTGATGATTTAATAAAAGTGGCTGGAAAGCAAATAAAAGACCTTCCAAAAATTCAACCGCCATCGGTTCGCTCAACAAAAGTTTCACTATCAATGACCAAATCCGGTATTGATACCAACTATGTAGCAGAAAAAAAAGAAGTGTACGGCTTAAAATTCCCGATACCAGATGTTTTAGGATATATCCAACACCGCACCGAATTAACTCGTTCAACCATTTTAACAATACTCAAAGAATCGGGCAAGATTGAAGAAATACTTATCAATCCGCAATTATTTCTTGATTTGGCTGTCTCCTCCATCCGAAAAACCTTAAACGACTTAATGGTAGAAGGCATTAAATATGAAAAAATTGGTACATCCGAATACGAAATGAGGCTGTTTGATGAAAACGAGATTGAAACATATTTAGATAGCCTGACATTTGAGGTCAACGATGTATCAAAAACCATATATGAAAAATACATTCCTTTGGATTCAAACGTAGAAAGCCAGTTTGCCAAAGATTGCGAAACCAGCGAACAGGTAGAATTTTATTTTAAACTGCCGTTCTGGTTTAAAATACCGACTCCCATCGGCACATATAACCCCGATTGGGCAGTAGTGATGAAAGACGAAAAGAAAATCTATTTCGTAGCCGAAACCAAATCAACAACCGACAAAGACAAGCTACGAAAAGAAGAACAACAAAAAATCCAATGCGGCGAAAGACATTTCGAAGTTTTTGATGAAGTGAATTTTAAACATGTAACTAAGGTGAGCGAGTTATTATGA
- a CDS encoding DUF1896 domain-containing protein: MKNAKNKTGQEFSYYGLSLLSYLRENHPDRAGDTAFIEERANAAAEMYSNAIKDGQTHIEAEELASAELFRGLHFSPYNTLVHILWNEFSDEIPEDKAKEIAFQILPLCNEVLDKYTRSDDFASSPKYDELFTELTGTVEILLEDGLQ; this comes from the coding sequence ATGAAAAATGCAAAAAATAAAACCGGACAGGAATTTTCCTATTACGGGCTTTCACTTCTTTCTTACCTCAGGGAAAACCATCCAGACCGTGCCGGAGACACGGCTTTCATTGAGGAACGCGCCAATGCCGCAGCAGAAATGTACAGCAATGCAATAAAAGACGGGCAGACACATATTGAGGCGGAAGAACTGGCATCAGCGGAACTTTTCCGGGGCCTGCACTTTTCCCCTTACAACACCCTCGTTCATATCCTTTGGAACGAGTTTTCAGATGAAATCCCCGAAGACAAGGCAAAAGAGATTGCCTTTCAAATCTTACCACTTTGCAATGAAGTACTGGACAAATACACCCGTTCAGATGATTTTGCCAGTTCGCCGAAATACGATGAATTATTTACTGAACTGACGGGGACCGTCGAAATACTGCTCGAAGATGGCTTACAATAA